One genomic segment of Cervus canadensis isolate Bull #8, Minnesota chromosome 14, ASM1932006v1, whole genome shotgun sequence includes these proteins:
- the EXTL3 gene encoding exostosin-like 3: MTGYTMLRNGGAGNGGQTCMLRWSNRIRLTWLSFTLFIILVFFPLIAHYYLTTLDEADEAGKRIFGPRAGSELCEVKHVLDLCRIRESVSEELLQLEAKRQELNSEIAKLNLKIEACKKSIENAKQDLLQLKNVISQTEHSYKELMAQNQPKLSLPIRLLPEKDDAGLPPPKAQRSCRLHNCFDYSRCPLTSGFPVYVYDSDQFAFGSYLDPLVKQAFQATARANVYVTDNADIACLYVILVGEMQEPAVLRPADLEKQLSSLPHWRADGHNHVILSLSRKSDTQNLLYNVSTGRAMVAQSTFYAAQYRPGFDLVVSPLVHAMSEPNFMEIPPQVPVKRKYLFTFQGEKIESLRSSLQEARSFEEEMEGDPPADYDDRIIATLKAVQDSKLDQVLVEFTCKNQPRPSLPTEWALCGEREDRLELLKLSTFALIITPGDPRLLVSSGCAARLFEALEVGAVPVVLGEHVQLPYQDVLQWSEAALVVPKPRVTEVHFLLRSLSDSDLLAMRRQGRFLWETYFSTTDSIFSTVLAVIRTRIQIPAAPIREEAAAEIPHRSGKAAGTDPNMADTGDLDLGPVETEPPYASPKYLRNFTLTVTDLYRSWNSAPGPFHLFPHTPFDPVLPSEAKFLGSGTGFRPIGGGAGGSGKEFQAALGGNVPREQFTVVMLTYEREEVLMNSLERLNGLPYLNKVVVVWNSPKLPSEDLVWPDIGVPIMVVRTEKNSLNNRFLPWNEIETEAILSIDDDAHLRHDEIMFGFRVWREARDRIVGFPGRYHAWDIPHQSWLYNSNYSCELSMVLTGAAFFHKYYAYLYSYVMPQAIRDMVDEYINCEDIAMNFLVSHITRKPPIKVTSRWTFRCPGCPQALSHDDSHFHERHKCINFFVKVYGYMPLLYTQFRVDSVLFKTRLPHDKTKCFKFI, translated from the exons ATGACGGGGTATACCATGTTGCGGAATGGGGGCGCGGGGAACGGAGGTCAGACCTGCATGCTGCGCTGGTCCAACCGCATCCGGCTCACGTGGCTCAGCTTCACGCTGTTCATCATCCTGGTGTTCTTCCCCCTGATCGCTCACTATTACCTCACCACCCTGGACGAGGCAGACGAGGCGGGCAAGCGCATCTTCGGCCCGCGGGCCGGCAGCGAACTCTGCGAGGTGAAGCACGTGCTGGACCTCTGCCGCATCCGCGAGTCCGTGAGCGAGGAGCTTCTGCAGCTGGAAGCCAAGCGGCAGGAGCTGAACAGTGAAATCGCCAAGCTGAACCTGAAGATCGAGGCCTGCAAGAAGAGCATCGAGAATGCCAAGCAGGACCTGCTTCAGCTCAAGAACGTCATCAGCCAGACAGAGCATTCCTACAAGGAGCTGATGGCCCAGAACCAGCCCAAGCTCTCCCTGCCCATCCGCCTGCTCCCGGAGAAGGACGATGCCGGCCTCCCGCCCCCCAAGGCCCAGCGGAGCTGCCGGCTGCACAACTGCTTTGATTATTCCCGGTGCCCTCTGACCTCTGGTTTCCCCGTCTATGTTTATGACAGTGACCAGTTCGCCTTTGGCAGCTACCTGGATCCCTTGGTCAAGCAGGCTTTCCAGGCCACGGCCCGAGCCAACGTTTATGTCACCGACAACGCGGACATCGCCTGCCTTTATGTGATCCTAGTTGGGGAGATGCAGGAGCCCGCTGTGCTGCGGCCCGCCGACCTGGAGAAGCAGCTGTCGTCCCTCCCGCACTGGCGGGCGGACGGCCACAACCACGTCATCCTCAGCCTGTCTCGGAAGTCGGACACGCAGAACTTACTGTACAACGTCAGCACAGGCCGGGCCATGGTGGCCCAGTCCACCTTCTATGCGGCCCAGTACCGGCCTGGCTTTGATTTGGTGGTGTCGCCCCTAGTCCATGCCATGTCGGAGCCCAACTTCATGGAAATCCCACCACAGGTGCCGGTGAAGCGGAAATACCTCTTCACCTTCCAGGGCGAGAAGATCGAGTCGCTGAGATCCAGCCTTCAGGAGGCCCGCTCCTTTGAGGAGGAGATGGAGGGGGACCCCCCGGCTGACTACGATGATCGGATCATCGCCACCCTCAAGGCCGTCCAGGACAGCAAGCTCGATCAGGTCCTGGTGGAATTTACCTGCAAAAACCAGCCGAGACCCAGTCTGCCGACTGAGTGGGCGCTGTGTGGGGAGCGGGAGGACCGCCTGGAGCTACTGAAGCTCTCCACCTTCGCCCTCATCATCACGCCTGGGGACCCGCGCCTGCTCGTCTCCTCGGGGTGCGCCGCCCGGCTCTTCGAGGCCCTGGAGGTCGGGGCTGTCCCGGTGGTGCTGGGCGAGCACGTGCAGCTGCCCTACCAGGACGTGCTGCAGTGGAGTGAGGCGGCGCTGGTGGTGCCCAAGCCGCGGGTCACTGAGGTCCACTTCCTGCTGCGGAGCCTCTCGGACAGCGACCTGCTGGCCATGCGGCGCCAGGGCCGCTTCCTCTGGGAGACCTACTTCTCCACCACGGACAGTATCTTCAGCACCGTGCTGGCTGTGATCCGGACGCGCATCCAGATCCCCGCCGCTCCCATCCGGGAGGAGGCGGCGGCCGAGATCCCGCATCGCTCAGGCAAGGCGGCCGGCACCGACCCCAACATGGCGGACACTGGGGACCTGGACCTGGGCCCGGTGGAGACCGAGCCGCCCTACGCCTCGCCCAAGTACCTGCGCAACTTCACGCTCACCGTCACCGACCTCTACCGCAGCTGGAACTCCGCCCCGGGGCCGTTCCATCTGTTCCCGCACACGCCCTTTGACCCCGTGCTGCCCTCGGAGGCCAAGTTCCTGGGCTCAGGGACCGGATTCAGGCCCATtggcggcggggccgggggctCCGGCAAGGAGTTTCAGGCGGCGCTGGGAGGCAACGTCCCTCGGGAGCAGTTCACGGTGGTAATGTTGACTTACGAGCGGGAGGAGGTGCTCATGAACTCCTTAGAGAGGCTGAACGGCCTCCCTTACCTGAACAAGGTCGTGGTGGTGTGGAATTCTCCCAAGCTGCCGTCAGAGGACCTGGTGTGGCCTGACATTGGGGTCCCCATCATG GTGGTTCGTACTGAGAAGAACAGTCTGAACAACCGATTCCTGCCGTGGAATGAAATCGAGACAGAGGCCATCCTGTCTATTGATGATGACGCTCACCTCCGCCATGATGAAATCATGTTTGGGTTTCG ggtgtggagagaagccCGGGACCGCATTGTGGGTTTCCCTGGCCGTTACCATGCGTGGGACATCCCTCATCAGTCCTGGCTCTACAACTCCAACTACTCCTGTGAGCTGTCCATGGTGCTGACAGGCGCTGCCTTCTTCCACAAG TATTATGCCTACCTGTATTCTTACGTGATGCCCCAGGCCATCCGAGATATGGTGGATGAATACATCAACTGTGAGGACATCGCCATGAACTTCCTCGTCTCCCACATCACTCGGAAACCCCCCATCAAG